The following proteins are encoded in a genomic region of Bernardetia sp. MNP-M8:
- the pyrR gene encoding bifunctional pyr operon transcriptional regulator/uracil phosphoribosyltransferase PyrR: MKRLLFSSALLDLTVSRLCEQLIENYSDFSDTVLLGIQPRGTLFAERIHQRLESRLNKKIPFGKLDVTFYRDDFRRRNEPLRANMTEVPFVIEDKKVILIDDVLYTGRTISAAMSAMAAFGRPKKVDLLVLIDRKYTRDLPIAPNYTGKTVNTILSEHIDVEWTQEGAKEDKIWLIS; encoded by the coding sequence ATGAAAAGATTACTTTTTTCTTCTGCATTATTAGACCTTACAGTAAGTCGTCTTTGTGAACAACTTATAGAAAACTATTCCGATTTTTCTGATACTGTTCTTTTGGGAATTCAGCCACGAGGAACACTCTTTGCAGAGCGCATTCATCAGCGTTTAGAAAGTCGTTTGAATAAAAAAATTCCTTTTGGAAAGCTAGATGTCACTTTTTATAGAGATGATTTTAGAAGAAGAAATGAGCCTTTGAGAGCCAATATGACAGAAGTTCCTTTTGTAATAGAAGATAAAAAAGTCATTTTGATAGATGATGTTCTTTACACAGGAAGAACAATTAGTGCAGCGATGAGCGCAATGGCAGCATTTGGAAGACCAAAAAAAGTAGATTTGTTAGTATTGATTGATAGAAAATATACGAGAGATTTGCCAATTGCTCCCAACTACACAGGAAAAACTGTAAATACTATTTTATCCGAACACATAGACGTAGAATGGACGCAAGAAGGAGCAAAGGAAGATAAAATTTGGCTCATTTCTTAG
- a CDS encoding energy transducer TonB: MKRFVKSFTRLFLVFFVSNFSVFGQNEEQRDQVLINVIENPPVFEGGMNNFYTVVNKNLRSVDDKIGRVFVHFLIDTTGKMTGFKILKGLSEKSDAEVLRLMNWINENYSWKPRLVRGQKVKTKQSLPIVFKEENTIPIEINDSLQNVELDLYFLDSIKIPTVEIKREEEEEEIVFCHFDGSIATFEGGMNNFYKVIKENLRFLEEGKVGRVFIKFVIDTTGKMTDFEIMESPSEQNSNEVLRVMNLINENYSWKSAKQRGKKIKARMTLPIKFYLDKKKKSTQK, translated from the coding sequence ATGAAACGATTTGTAAAGTCTTTTACTCGTTTATTTTTAGTATTTTTTGTTTCTAATTTCTCTGTCTTTGGACAAAATGAGGAGCAAAGAGACCAAGTTCTTATTAATGTAATAGAAAACCCTCCTGTTTTTGAGGGAGGAATGAATAATTTTTATACAGTTGTAAATAAAAACCTTCGTTCTGTTGATGATAAAATAGGGAGAGTTTTTGTTCATTTTTTGATAGATACAACTGGAAAAATGACAGGATTTAAGATTTTAAAAGGACTTTCTGAAAAAAGTGATGCTGAGGTTTTAAGGTTGATGAATTGGATAAATGAAAATTATAGCTGGAAACCTCGTTTGGTTAGGGGACAAAAAGTAAAAACTAAACAGTCTTTACCTATCGTTTTTAAAGAAGAGAACACGATTCCAATAGAAATAAATGATTCTTTACAAAATGTAGAACTTGATTTGTATTTTCTTGATTCGATTAAAATTCCTACTGTGGAAATAAAAAGAGAGGAAGAAGAGGAAGAAATAGTTTTTTGTCATTTTGATGGTTCTATTGCTACTTTTGAAGGTGGAATGAATAATTTTTATAAGGTCATTAAAGAAAATTTACGTTTTCTAGAAGAAGGAAAAGTAGGAAGAGTATTTATCAAATTTGTAATAGACACAACTGGAAAAATGACAGATTTTGAAATAATGGAAAGTCCAAGTGAGCAAAATAGTAACGAAGTTTTGAGAGTGATGAACCTAATAAATGAAAACTATAGTTGGAAATCTGCCAAACAACGAGGTAAAAAAATAAAAGCTAGAATGACTCTTCCTATTAAATTCTATTTAGACAAAAAGAAAAAATCAACACAGAAATAA
- the murI gene encoding glutamate racemase produces MSNKDEQNTLKTYLQETKNTNPIGIFDSGIGGLTVAYAVKELLPHEQIIYFGDTAHLPYGEKSTAALQAYSIKAVDFLLKHHCKVILFACNSASSAAFELIKEYTATKAKVIDVIQPVVNYVANRFEGKNIGLIGTRQTINSNAYLQKIDKTDKNINLSSVATPLLASMIEEGFFNNTISKSVIAEYLSDESLQNIEGLILGCTHYPLIKKDIDLFFQENFSQKVEIIDGSFIVAEEVRIFLEQNNLLNPYSTKEDIFYVSDLTKSFEETTKIFFRKQVELELYKLWE; encoded by the coding sequence ATGTCAAATAAAGACGAACAAAACACTCTAAAAACCTATCTTCAAGAAACCAAAAATACTAACCCAATAGGAATTTTTGATAGTGGAATTGGAGGACTTACAGTGGCTTATGCCGTCAAAGAACTTTTGCCACACGAACAAATTATTTATTTTGGAGATACTGCACATTTACCTTATGGCGAAAAATCTACGGCAGCTTTACAGGCTTATTCTATCAAAGCTGTTGATTTTCTTTTAAAACATCATTGTAAGGTAATTTTGTTTGCTTGTAATTCGGCTTCTTCGGCAGCTTTCGAACTTATAAAAGAATACACAGCAACTAAAGCAAAGGTAATTGACGTTATTCAGCCTGTTGTAAATTATGTTGCTAATCGTTTTGAAGGAAAAAATATTGGTCTTATTGGCACTCGTCAAACTATAAATTCAAATGCCTACCTTCAAAAAATAGATAAAACAGATAAAAATATTAATCTTTCATCCGTTGCAACACCTCTTTTGGCTTCTATGATTGAAGAAGGTTTTTTTAATAATACGATTAGTAAATCAGTTATTGCAGAATATCTATCAGATGAATCTTTACAAAATATTGAAGGTCTGATTTTGGGTTGTACGCATTATCCACTCATTAAAAAAGATATTGATTTATTCTTTCAAGAAAATTTTTCTCAAAAAGTGGAAATTATAGATGGTTCTTTTATTGTAGCTGAAGAAGTTCGAATTTTCTTAGAACAAAATAATTTATTGAATCCTTATTCTACCAAAGAAGATATTTTTTATGTGTCTGACCTTACCAAATCATTTGAAGAAACAACAAAAATTTTTTTCAGAAAGCAGGTAGAATTAGAGTTATATAAACTTTGGGAGTGA
- a CDS encoding YraN family protein, with amino-acid sequence MKEKPKLTQKQNTGKKGEELALQFLIENGFEKLATNYRAGKGNGIGSNGEIDIIVKKGNVIHFVEVKTIKNDNFGNPEEFVSEAQASKISQTAELFLEKLEEENNQESTYGFKGFIQFDIISILFEKDILKEILHLEDAF; translated from the coding sequence ATGAAAGAAAAACCTAAACTCACTCAAAAACAAAACACAGGTAAAAAAGGCGAAGAGTTAGCATTACAATTTTTAATAGAAAATGGATTTGAAAAACTAGCTACAAATTATAGAGCTGGCAAAGGAAACGGTATAGGAAGTAATGGCGAAATTGACATTATTGTAAAAAAAGGAAATGTCATTCATTTTGTAGAAGTAAAGACAATAAAAAATGATAATTTTGGCAATCCAGAAGAGTTTGTAAGTGAAGCACAAGCCTCAAAAATCTCCCAAACAGCCGAATTATTTTTAGAGAAATTGGAAGAAGAAAACAATCAAGAATCTACTTATGGATTTAAGGGATTTATTCAGTTTGATATAATCTCAATACTCTTTGAAAAGGATATTTTAAAAGAAATTTTGCACTTAGAAGATGCTTTTTAG
- a CDS encoding M42 family peptidase has product MNKKSRDFLFNYLNNSSPTGYEQSGQKIWLDYIKPYTDSYFTDTYGTAVAVINPEAKYKVVIEAHADEIAWTVHYITDDGYIYVKQNGGSDAIIAPSKRVNIYTDKGIVKGVFGWPAIHVRERGKADTLPEIDNIFLDVGATSKTEVEELGVHVGCVATFEDELIDLNDKFWTGRALDNRIGGFMIAEVARRIHKNKDKLDFGLYIVNAVQEEVGLNGATMISRTIEADVAIVTDVCHDTASPMYNKIKQSDIRCGRGAVLTYAPAVQNNLLKHIVKAAEENKVPFQRLASSRATGTDTDAFAYSGKGTASALISIPLKYMHTTVETASKKDVEAVIDLIYQSVISLKGGTDFRYIK; this is encoded by the coding sequence ATGAATAAAAAAAGTCGTGATTTTCTCTTCAATTACCTCAATAATTCTTCTCCAACAGGCTATGAGCAAAGTGGACAAAAAATTTGGTTAGATTATATCAAGCCTTATACTGATTCTTATTTTACTGATACATACGGAACTGCTGTGGCTGTAATTAATCCAGAAGCAAAATATAAAGTCGTCATTGAAGCACATGCTGATGAAATTGCTTGGACTGTTCATTATATTACTGATGATGGCTATATCTATGTCAAACAAAATGGAGGTTCTGATGCTATCATTGCGCCTTCAAAACGTGTAAATATTTATACAGACAAAGGAATTGTAAAAGGTGTCTTTGGTTGGCCTGCAATCCATGTTCGTGAGCGTGGAAAAGCAGATACACTTCCAGAAATAGATAATATTTTTTTAGATGTAGGTGCAACAAGCAAAACAGAAGTCGAAGAGCTAGGCGTTCATGTAGGCTGTGTAGCTACTTTTGAAGATGAACTTATTGACTTAAATGATAAATTTTGGACTGGACGAGCTTTAGATAATCGTATTGGTGGTTTTATGATTGCAGAAGTAGCACGCAGAATTCATAAAAATAAAGATAAGCTAGATTTTGGTTTATATATCGTAAATGCTGTTCAAGAAGAAGTAGGTCTAAATGGAGCAACAATGATTTCTCGTACTATTGAAGCAGATGTAGCGATTGTTACAGATGTTTGTCATGATACTGCTTCTCCAATGTATAACAAAATCAAACAAAGTGATATTCGTTGTGGGCGTGGTGCAGTTCTTACTTATGCACCTGCTGTTCAGAACAATCTTTTAAAGCATATTGTTAAAGCTGCTGAAGAAAATAAAGTGCCATTCCAACGTCTGGCATCAAGTCGTGCCACAGGAACAGATACAGATGCGTTTGCATATTCTGGAAAAGGGACAGCTTCTGCGCTTATTTCTATTCCCTTGAAATATATGCACACAACAGTAGAAACAGCTTCTAAAAAAGATGTAGAAGCAGTTATTGATCTGATTTACCAAAGTGTAATTAGTTTGAAAGGTGGAACAGATTTTAGATATATAAAATAA
- a CDS encoding GNAT family N-acetyltransferase yields the protein MKILETERLIIEEANLSDAPFFLRLLNSPNWIEFIGDRNIKSLEDATKYVQESLIDNYRKNGYGFYKMNLRETNQAIGAIGFLKRDYLEFPDIGYAILPNHEGKRYISEAAKAILEYGQDKLYLKEIVAFTTEENLASQKILSKIGLHFIDKRALDGEEFLYFSTKQPSSNKLKLDKIH from the coding sequence ATGAAAATCTTAGAAACAGAAAGATTGATTATCGAAGAAGCTAATTTGAGTGATGCACCTTTTTTTCTTCGGTTATTAAATAGTCCAAATTGGATAGAATTTATTGGAGATAGAAACATCAAGTCATTAGAAGATGCGACTAAATATGTTCAAGAATCTTTGATAGATAACTACAGAAAAAATGGCTATGGATTCTATAAAATGAATTTAAGAGAAACTAATCAAGCAATTGGAGCTATTGGATTTTTGAAACGTGATTACTTAGAGTTTCCAGACATTGGATATGCTATTTTACCAAATCATGAAGGTAAAAGATATATAAGTGAAGCAGCAAAAGCTATTTTAGAATACGGACAAGATAAACTTTATCTAAAAGAAATAGTAGCCTTCACAACAGAAGAAAATTTGGCTTCTCAGAAAATTCTATCAAAAATTGGATTACATTTTATAGACAAAAGAGCTTTAGATGGAGAAGAATTTTTATATTTTTCCACAAAACAACCTTCATCTAATAAATTAAAACTAGACAAAATACATTAA
- a CDS encoding 7TM diverse intracellular signaling domain-containing protein encodes MPIFNFYIPVVSSTAIIFMLLFARTFLELKNNNPILDKIFYVLVGLSVISVILGLIGIYDISAKIGQLTVVLIAIYLLGTSIYLLIKGYKPARFFLVAWFAYLIELIVFILQLNAVIPNTWFTDNSVLFGSAIEVVLLSFALADRINVYKKQKEEAQKEALEKTKENEKLVVEQNKVLAIKVKEATEELSISNEELNSTNEELNAMLETVQKQKDTIEERSAEIESINEEIKATNEELNSTNEELYSTVETVKQQNKLIADANRSITDSLRYAQTIQDAILPFEERMDSHLKDYFTFYRPKDIVSGDFYWLTDLKGKVYLAVADCTGHGVPEAFMSMIGSAALDALVDRNELEAPDDILAELHLTIQKALKQENSTNDDGMDVGLCVIEYLTNGRCKILFSGAKRPLYYYKKSTQELIEIRGTRQSIGGYSKKEEILR; translated from the coding sequence ATGCCTATTTTTAACTTTTATATTCCTGTGGTTTCTTCCACAGCAATAATTTTTATGTTACTCTTTGCAAGAACTTTTTTAGAGTTAAAAAATAATAATCCTATATTAGATAAAATTTTTTATGTATTAGTAGGATTATCTGTAATAAGTGTAATACTAGGTTTAATAGGCATATACGATATAAGTGCTAAAATTGGACAACTTACAGTAGTTTTAATAGCTATTTATCTTTTAGGAACAAGTATATACTTACTTATAAAAGGATACAAGCCTGCTCGTTTCTTCTTAGTAGCTTGGTTTGCTTATTTAATAGAATTGATTGTATTTATTTTACAACTTAATGCAGTTATTCCTAATACTTGGTTTACAGATAATTCTGTTCTTTTTGGCTCTGCCATAGAAGTAGTATTATTATCTTTTGCACTTGCAGATAGAATAAACGTCTATAAAAAACAAAAAGAAGAAGCACAAAAAGAAGCCTTAGAAAAGACAAAAGAAAACGAGAAATTAGTAGTAGAACAAAATAAAGTTTTAGCTATAAAAGTAAAAGAAGCTACTGAGGAATTGAGTATTTCGAATGAAGAACTCAACTCTACTAATGAAGAACTCAATGCAATGCTAGAAACTGTACAGAAACAAAAAGATACCATTGAAGAGCGTTCGGCAGAAATTGAGTCTATCAATGAAGAAATAAAAGCCACTAATGAAGAGCTAAATTCTACTAATGAAGAACTTTACTCAACAGTAGAAACAGTAAAACAGCAAAATAAACTGATTGCAGATGCTAACCGAAGTATTACAGATAGTTTGCGTTATGCACAGACTATTCAAGATGCAATCTTACCTTTTGAGGAACGTATGGATAGTCACTTAAAAGATTATTTTACATTTTATCGTCCAAAAGATATTGTTTCTGGTGATTTTTATTGGCTAACAGATCTCAAAGGAAAAGTTTATTTAGCTGTTGCAGACTGTACAGGACACGGCGTACCAGAAGCATTTATGTCTATGATTGGTTCGGCTGCTCTTGATGCTCTTGTCGATAGAAATGAATTAGAAGCTCCTGATGATATTTTGGCAGAACTTCATCTCACTATTCAAAAAGCTCTAAAACAAGAGAATAGCACAAATGATGATGGAATGGATGTTGGTTTGTGTGTAATAGAATATTTGACAAATGGAAGATGTAAAATTCTTTTCTCTGGAGCAAAACGACCATTATATTACTACAAAAAATCTACTCAAGAACTTATAGAAATAAGAGGAACACGCCAAAGTATTGGAGGATACTCAAAGAAAGAAGAGATTTTGAGGTAA
- a CDS encoding SpoIIE family protein phosphatase: MEEGDCFYLSSDGYADQNDKNDLKFGSHKLKQLIHDVAHLPMKEQGNIIKQKFDQHKGKEAQRDDIAIIGVRIS; this comes from the coding sequence TTGGAAGAGGGAGATTGTTTTTACTTGTCTAGTGATGGATATGCAGACCAAAATGATAAAAATGATTTGAAATTTGGTTCTCATAAACTAAAACAACTCATTCACGATGTAGCTCATCTACCTATGAAAGAACAAGGAAATATCATTAAACAAAAATTTGATCAGCACAAAGGCAAAGAAGCACAACGTGATGATATTGCTATTATTGGTGTACGTATTTCATAG
- a CDS encoding M23 family metallopeptidase, whose translation MKSIHFLLIFLISFLFVSFSFAQKRGEYMYPINPNTTNSLSGGMAELRSNHFHMGIDVRTNNQIGLPVHAAADGYVARVKVKGSGYGNAIYIKHKNGTTTLYGHLSEFNKEIAAYVRKIQYQRESFEVDLYLSPSQFPVKKGEIIALSGNSGSSGGPHVHFEIRDAGERALNPLDYGFDEIKDNIAPIMDRVAFIPLEKNAMIRGEYNREIVGAYSTGKNKYGLRVPKMTAYGLIGLEIDAKDKADEVYFSYGMDEIEVFVNEKQTFKVHFDRISFANQRHMNNYMNYEYYVKTRKRYRKCYVPDGGEHLHFYAASKNKGKLFIEDGKTYQVRIRMTDAYGNESNTEFEIVGDKNQKAVKNYPVKLNDYKIEDNYMIFNALTSDKQQEAEVCVSHLAYKIKPQFEVGSTGTFFWDLRTGLPDSLVLPNGTTIYPNIKAQVPSNTNFSFYHKDFDIYFPSGALYDTTYLAFQTKENYLNTEDFVIDHSDLALQKYITVKLKPKNPSSIKNKSKVHAYAVYGRSLGFAGGKWKGDIFEFKTRNLGTFRLVEDDDKPNIRITRKNSKSIICKISDSRSGIDSFRATIDGKWLLMNFDAKTASLTSEMSDQMENLKGEFVLTVTDNAGNKEVYTTTIY comes from the coding sequence TTGAAGTCTATCCATTTTTTGCTTATCTTTCTCATTTCCTTTTTATTTGTTTCTTTTAGTTTTGCCCAAAAACGAGGAGAATATATGTATCCTATCAATCCAAATACAACAAATTCGCTATCAGGTGGAATGGCAGAACTTCGTTCAAATCATTTTCACATGGGAATTGATGTAAGAACTAATAATCAAATTGGTTTGCCTGTCCATGCAGCAGCTGATGGATATGTAGCTCGGGTAAAAGTAAAAGGTTCAGGCTACGGAAATGCCATTTATATCAAACATAAAAATGGAACAACTACACTTTATGGTCATTTGAGTGAATTTAATAAAGAAATTGCAGCTTATGTCAGAAAAATTCAATATCAACGAGAGAGTTTTGAAGTAGATTTATATCTTTCGCCCTCTCAATTTCCAGTCAAAAAAGGAGAAATTATAGCTCTTTCTGGAAATAGCGGTTCATCTGGAGGTCCTCATGTACACTTCGAAATTCGTGATGCAGGCGAGCGAGCTTTGAACCCTTTAGATTATGGCTTTGATGAAATTAAAGACAATATCGCACCAATTATGGATAGAGTAGCTTTTATTCCATTAGAAAAAAATGCAATGATAAGAGGAGAGTATAATAGAGAAATTGTGGGAGCTTATTCAACAGGAAAAAACAAATATGGTTTACGAGTTCCTAAAATGACAGCTTACGGATTGATAGGATTAGAAATTGATGCAAAAGACAAAGCTGATGAAGTTTACTTTAGTTATGGAATGGATGAAATTGAAGTTTTTGTAAATGAAAAACAGACTTTTAAGGTTCATTTTGATAGAATTTCGTTTGCCAATCAAAGGCACATGAATAATTATATGAATTATGAATACTATGTCAAGACAAGAAAAAGATACAGAAAATGTTATGTACCTGATGGTGGAGAACATTTACATTTTTACGCAGCTTCTAAAAATAAAGGGAAATTATTTATAGAAGATGGCAAAACCTATCAAGTCAGAATCCGAATGACTGATGCTTATGGCAATGAATCAAATACAGAATTTGAAATTGTGGGTGATAAAAATCAAAAAGCAGTCAAAAATTATCCTGTAAAACTCAATGATTATAAGATTGAAGATAATTATATGATTTTTAATGCACTGACTTCTGATAAACAACAAGAAGCAGAAGTTTGTGTATCCCATTTAGCTTATAAAATCAAACCTCAATTTGAAGTAGGAAGCACAGGAACATTTTTTTGGGATTTGAGAACAGGCTTACCTGATTCTTTGGTGTTGCCAAATGGAACAACCATTTATCCAAATATAAAAGCACAAGTTCCTTCAAATACTAATTTTTCTTTCTATCATAAAGATTTTGATATTTACTTTCCAAGTGGAGCATTATACGACACTACTTATTTAGCTTTTCAAACAAAAGAAAATTATCTCAATACAGAAGATTTTGTGATTGACCATTCTGATTTGGCTCTTCAAAAATATATTACTGTCAAATTAAAACCTAAAAATCCTTCTTCTATCAAAAATAAATCAAAAGTTCATGCCTATGCTGTTTATGGAAGAAGTTTGGGCTTTGCTGGTGGAAAGTGGAAAGGCGATATTTTTGAGTTCAAAACTCGTAATTTAGGAACATTTCGCTTAGTAGAAGATGACGATAAGCCAAATATTAGAATTACTCGTAAGAATTCGAAGAGTATAATTTGCAAAATTTCTGATAGTCGTTCTGGAATAGACTCTTTTCGTGCAACAATTGATGGAAAGTGGCTTTTAATGAATTTTGATGCAAAAACAGCTTCACTGACTTCTGAAATGTCTGACCAAATGGAAAACTTGAAAGGCGAATTTGTATTGACAGTTACTGATAATGCAGGAAATAAAGAGGTTTATACAACTACAATTTACTAG
- a CDS encoding oxidoreductase produces MGKTAVIAGSTGLIGQQLIKHLSEDNRYDKILALTRKAKASDLPKVEYVVVDFDHLPIYQKEINGDDAFCALGTTRQKAGSKEAFYKVDYTYIWEFGRIMAQNQAQSFTLVSSMGADKDSFFYYNEVKGKIEDSISQLDFEKITIVRPSLLLGDREEERLGEGIAQTFSKLFSPIIPAKYDGIEASQVAKAMIKAANDGKNELEIIENDELQKM; encoded by the coding sequence ATGGGAAAAACAGCCGTAATTGCAGGAAGTACAGGACTTATCGGACAACAGCTTATCAAACACCTTTCAGAAGATAATCGATATGATAAAATTTTGGCTCTCACTCGCAAAGCAAAAGCATCCGATTTGCCAAAGGTAGAATATGTAGTTGTAGATTTTGATCATTTACCTATTTATCAAAAAGAAATAAATGGTGATGATGCCTTTTGTGCATTAGGAACAACACGTCAAAAAGCAGGAAGCAAAGAAGCATTTTACAAGGTTGATTACACCTATATTTGGGAATTTGGGCGTATAATGGCACAAAATCAAGCTCAATCTTTTACTTTAGTCTCATCAATGGGAGCAGATAAAGATTCTTTTTTTTATTATAATGAAGTAAAAGGAAAAATTGAAGATTCTATTTCTCAATTAGATTTTGAAAAAATAACGATTGTTCGTCCTTCACTTTTATTAGGAGATAGAGAAGAGGAACGCTTGGGAGAAGGAATTGCACAAACTTTTTCTAAACTTTTTAGTCCGATTATTCCAGCAAAATACGATGGAATTGAGGCTTCACAAGTTGCAAAAGCAATGATAAAAGCTGCCAATGATGGAAAGAACGAATTAGAAATTATTGAGAATGATGAATTGCAGAAGATGTGA
- a CDS encoding thioredoxin-like domain-containing protein yields MKNYKLAVVGVPSNGIKILLFSLLLIFSFTSCNEKSSSANELNKDKSEKKVIKINPKYMVVPPTTAPEIDTEFGWVNTEKSYKLADFKGKIVLLDFWTFGCINCQHIIPNLEKLEKEFENQLVVIGIHSAKFSAEQSTQRIRQAALKFGVHHPVVNDADMKVWQNYGIRAWPTITLISPTGKVVWQRAGESFYEDARNQILALKEKHKAELNTQKFEFQLAQVEEKELMFPSKIIEATAENDSNENEPIFWIADSGNNRVLKINLKGKVLETIGNGKKGNTDGNFEEATFYEPHGLALSQNGEKLYIADTKNNVIKEADLINKIVKTISGTGETSYYFGDKKWGENVNPNSPWDLLIDKKYPNTMYIANAGNHQILKMNLQDYKTERFAGSGREQLTDGDDFKKVAFNQPSGLTQFENFLYVADAEASAIRQVDLQKKEVRTLVGSGLFDFGDTDGTAQKAVLQHPIGVFYTKNEVYIADTYNGKIKVLDLEKNRVKTLISGLSEPNDVLLIGNYLYISDTNNHQILRVNTKTFEKEVIL; encoded by the coding sequence ATGAAAAATTATAAACTCGCCGTGGTTGGTGTTCCATCCAACGGCATAAAAATCTTACTTTTTTCTCTTTTACTCATTTTTTCCTTTACATCTTGCAATGAAAAATCTAGTTCGGCAAATGAACTCAATAAAGACAAATCAGAAAAAAAAGTAATCAAAATTAATCCAAAATATATGGTTGTTCCTCCGACTACTGCCCCCGAAATTGATACAGAATTTGGCTGGGTAAATACTGAAAAATCGTATAAATTAGCAGACTTTAAAGGAAAAATAGTTTTATTAGATTTTTGGACATTTGGTTGTATCAATTGCCAACATATTATTCCAAACCTTGAGAAATTAGAAAAAGAATTTGAAAATCAACTTGTCGTTATTGGTATTCATTCAGCAAAATTTAGTGCAGAACAATCTACACAACGCATTCGTCAAGCTGCCTTAAAATTTGGAGTTCATCATCCTGTTGTTAATGATGCAGATATGAAAGTTTGGCAGAACTATGGAATTCGTGCTTGGCCTACTATTACACTTATTTCGCCGACTGGAAAAGTTGTTTGGCAACGTGCAGGAGAATCATTTTATGAAGATGCTCGCAATCAAATATTAGCTTTAAAAGAAAAACACAAAGCAGAACTAAATACGCAAAAATTTGAATTTCAGCTTGCTCAAGTAGAGGAAAAAGAACTTATGTTTCCTTCAAAAATAATAGAAGCAACAGCAGAAAATGATAGCAATGAAAATGAACCTATTTTTTGGATTGCTGATAGTGGAAATAATAGGGTTTTAAAAATAAATTTGAAAGGCAAAGTTTTAGAGACTATTGGAAATGGTAAAAAAGGAAACACAGATGGAAATTTTGAAGAAGCTACTTTTTATGAACCTCATGGACTGGCTCTTTCTCAAAATGGAGAAAAATTATATATTGCTGACACAAAAAATAATGTAATCAAAGAAGCTGATTTAATAAATAAAATAGTCAAGACCATCAGTGGAACAGGTGAAACAAGTTATTATTTTGGAGACAAAAAATGGGGAGAAAATGTAAATCCGAATTCGCCTTGGGATTTGCTTATCGATAAAAAATACCCAAATACAATGTATATCGCTAATGCAGGAAATCATCAAATTTTGAAAATGAACTTGCAGGATTACAAAACTGAACGTTTTGCAGGAAGTGGAAGAGAACAGCTCACAGATGGTGATGATTTTAAAAAGGTAGCCTTTAATCAACCAAGTGGACTTACACAGTTTGAGAATTTCTTGTATGTAGCTGATGCAGAAGCGAGTGCGATTCGTCAGGTAGATTTACAGAAAAAAGAAGTCAGAACGCTTGTAGGTTCAGGACTTTTTGATTTTGGAGATACAGATGGAACAGCACAAAAAGCAGTTTTACAGCATCCAATAGGAGTTTTTTACACAAAAAATGAAGTTTATATTGCTGATACCTATAATGGAAAAATAAAAGTTTTAGACTTAGAAAAAAATAGAGTTAAAACGTTAATAAGTGGACTTTCAGAGCCAAATGATGTTCTTTTAATTGGAAATTATTTATATATTTCCGATACAAATAATCATCAAATTTTGAGAGTAAATACAAAGACTTTTGAAAAAGAAGTGATTTTGTAG
- a CDS encoding glutathione peroxidase: MKILFSNLFLLSSLILFLASCNNSPKTSNASDMTTTNPTSAKTIYEFKVKDIDGNEVDLSQYQGKKLMIVNVASKCGFTPQYEDLQNVKEKYSDKVTVLGFPANNFGGQEPGSNEEIKEFCSTKFNADFDMFSKISVTGDDRAPLYTWLVEKAGEEPSWNFCKYIVSEDGKTVQFYNSRVNPMEIAEKL; the protein is encoded by the coding sequence ATGAAAATTCTATTTTCTAATTTATTCCTTTTAAGCTCACTAATTTTATTTTTAGCAAGCTGCAATAATTCTCCAAAAACCTCAAATGCATCAGATATGACGACTACAAATCCAACTTCAGCAAAAACAATTTATGAATTTAAAGTAAAAGATATCGACGGAAACGAAGTTGATTTATCACAATACCAAGGTAAAAAATTAATGATTGTTAATGTAGCTTCAAAATGTGGTTTTACTCCTCAATATGAAGATTTACAAAACGTAAAAGAAAAATACAGTGACAAAGTAACAGTTTTGGGTTTTCCTGCTAACAATTTTGGGGGACAAGAACCAGGGTCAAATGAAGAGATTAAAGAATTTTGTTCGACAAAGTTCAATGCAGATTTTGATATGTTCTCAAAAATTTCTGTTACAGGAGATGACCGTGCGCCATTATATACGTGGTTAGTAGAAAAAGCAGGTGAAGAGCCTTCTTGGAATTTCTGTAAATATATTGTGAGTGAAGACGGAAAAACAGTTCAGTTTTATAATTCAAGAGTAAACCCAATGGAAATTGCAGAGAAATTATAA